A single Triticum dicoccoides isolate Atlit2015 ecotype Zavitan chromosome 2A, WEW_v2.0, whole genome shotgun sequence DNA region contains:
- the LOC119358051 gene encoding GDSL esterase/lipase At5g41890-like yields MAVLPPRCCPSLFTAVILLLFRPSPASPHAFFIFGDSLVDAGNNDYLVTLSKANTPPYGVDFSFSGGKPTGRFTNGRTIADVIGEALGQESFAPPYLAPNSSAEVINSGANYASGSSGIFDETGSFYIGRVPLGQQISYFEKTRAQVLETMGENATADFLGNALFTVAAGSNDILEYLSPAVPFFGRQKPDPAVFQDALVAKLAFHLKRLNELGARKFVIADVGPLGCIPYVRALEFIPAGECSAAVNRLCEGYNRRLKRMIGRLNQETGPESAFVYTNTHGIVMEIIRQHRQYGFEEALDPCCGGSFPPFLCMGVANSSSATLCEDRSKYVFWDAFHPTEAVNLIVAGRIVDGGAADAWPVNVRALFQRRYG; encoded by the exons ATGGCCGTGCTCCCTCCCCGCTGCTGCCCCTCCCTCTTCACAGCAGTGATCTTGCTCCTGTTTCGCCCATCTCCGGCATCGCCTCATGCTTTCTTCATCTTCGGCGACTCCCTCGTCGACGCGGGGAACAACGACTATCTCGTGACCCTCTCCAAGGCCAACACCCCGCCATACGGCGTCGACTTCTCGTTTTCTGGCGGCAAGCCGACCGGGAGATTCACAAACGGCAGGACCATTGCGGATGTCATTG GTGAAGCCTTGGGGCAGGAGAGCTTTGCTCCTCCCTACTTGGCCCCAAACTCTAGTGCTGAAGTGATCAACAGTGGAGCCAACTATGCTTCTGGTTCTTCCGGCATTTTCGACGAGACCGGTTCCTTCTAT ATCGGAAGGGTGCCACTAGGACAGCAAATCAGCTACTTTGAGAAGACCAGAGCTCAGGTACTGGAGACCATGGGGGAGAATGCCACGGCCGACTTCTTGGGGAACGCGCTCTTCACGGTGGCTGCTGGATCCAATGACATCCTGGAGTACCTCTCACCTGCAGTGCCATTCTTCGGACGACAGAAACCTGACCCTGCAGTTTTCCAGGACGCCTTGGTTGCCAAGTTGGCATTTCATCTCAAG CGGCTGAACGAGCTCGGGGCTAGGAAATTTGTCATCGCCGACGTCGGCCCGCTGGGCTGCATACCGTACGTGCGCGCCCTGGAGTTCATCCCTGCGGGCGAGTGTTCGGCGGCTGTGAACAGGCTCTGCGAAGGCTACAACAGGAGGCTGAAGAGGATGATCGGCAGGCTGAACCAGGAGACGGGCCCGGAGAGCGCGTTCGTCTACACCAACACCCACGGCATCGTCATGGAGATCATCCGGCAGCACCGTCAATACG GTTTCGAGGAGGCGCTGGACCCTTGCTGCGGCGGCAGCTTCCCGCCGTTCCTCTGCATGGGCGTCGCCAACTCGAGCTCCGCCACCCTGTGCGAGGACCGCTCCAAGTACGTGTTCTGGGACGCGTTCCACCCGACCGAGGCCGTCAACCTCATCGTCGCCGGCAGGAtcgtcgacggcggcgccgccgATGCGTGGCCCGTCAACGTCCGCGCCTTGTTCCAGCGTCGATACGGATGA